The stretch of DNA CTTCGGTGAGTGTATAGTGAAATTGGGTTACTTCCACTCCGCCGTAATTCACAAACGAGAACGTGGAAGTAGCGCCGCTGCCGCCCAAAGCCACAAAGACCCGCGGCCCGGCGATGGGTGCCAAATTCACATTAGAGGGATCTGGGGCAGCGTATAGTTGGTGTGAATCGATCAACAACAGCAACAACGCAAGCAGTCTAAAGAGGTATTTTTTCTTCATATCGATGGATGGCGTGTGTAAGGGTTAGGGCACTAAGTGTTTATAAGTGTCGATGGGACCACTGTTTCGGGCTTTCTGCACGATGTAAGTACCTTTTGGCAATCCTTGCAAAGAGGGCAAACGCCTGCCCACCGTCTGTCCTTGCAGCGTGAAGACGTTGTAGAACACGTCCTCATGACTGGCTACAGAGCGGATGGAAGTGGCGTTAGGGTCGAACACTAAGGTAATGCTGGCGTTGGGTTGCTGAGGTTTCCAGTCGCCACCTTGTTCTTTGGCGGTGAACAGTTGTAAGGTCACAACACTCCGTCCGCTACCGGTGGCAATGAATTCGATGTCCAACGGAGAATCTTTCCCTGCCCCGGGCTCTATTTTTCCGCCACTGGTGAGATAGTCGCCCACCGCCGGCCAGGGGTTGCACTCTTCGAGAAAGCACACCTGTAGATAGCCGTCCTGCTGCTCTTTGACCTGCCCCTTCAACAAACCGGACAAGGCCTCGCTATGCGTATTGCGCACCAAGATAGGGGCTTTGATGACCTGTCGCCCGAAGTCATCTTCTTCTAACTTGTGGAATGTCACAGTGGCATTGTCTGAAAAGACCTGTCCGTGAGCATCGACAAACACCAATCGATGGGCCTTTTCCTGTGCATACGCACTCACAAAGGTGCCAAACAGGAGGGCGAGAAAGAGAAAACGCGTTTTTTTCATTGTTCTGATGAATTGTATTGAATGTTCTGATACATTGGATTTTACGAAATCATACTTTTTAATGGGTGTGCTTCTGCCCGCTCATCACGGTGCCGACGTCACCCTGCAACGCTCTACTTGCAGCACACCGCTGGCATTATACACGAACGCCACTATCCAAGCGTGATGGGGAACACAGTCTGTCGGCAACACATACTGATGCTTCTGGGTGGCGAGGGTTTCTTTTTCAAGCGTCGTTTCCTGCCCCCAATCGCCGTTGATGGCGGCCCGAAGCACGTGGCGATGCAGGTAATGGCGGTCCACTTGATTGCCGGGCAATTGCTGAATGGCCTCCACACTATCCTCCACCAGCCATAGTTGAAGCCGTCCTTTCACCTCGGTAGAGAGGGCTTTCAGCTGTGTCTGAATGTCCACCGTCCGCGTATCGGCATGGTATTGACACGAAAGCGAGAGGCAGAGAGGCGTTTCTTGCTGGATCTCTTCATATACATAGCCCCCCCATTTGTCTCTGATGCTGGTGCTGCCTCTGCGATTAATGAGTGCATGCGGCAAGGCTCCGATGCCCCATCGCTGATAATAGCTATCGCCAAGAGTCGTTCGCAGTCCCCTCACTTTGGACGAAGGGAAGAGAGATAGGCTACCGGCATGAATGCTGACAGCCACCAACCGATCGGCGGTATAGATCTTTTGGAGAGCCGAAATCTCTTTGGCGGCCTGTGGACAGTTGAGACAAGCCTGCCCGGTAAACTCTTCAATGAGCACATTTCGCCGAACGGTGGCCGGAGAAACGTCTATCCATCGACGATCGGGAGCCACATTGTCACAGCCGACCAACAGAACGATGAGAGGAAGAAAGAAGAGGTAACGAAGATTCATTTGCACTAAAAATTATAATTATAAGACAGCGTCCAGCCCTTAGTGGCAGGGATGTGGCGACACACACCACCAGCGCAGTTATAGCCTTCTCGGGTTCTTCCATAACCGATTTGCAAGCGGTGGGCACCGGGCGTAAAGGTAACGAGAGCCTGATAATAGTGTATATGGGTGCGACCGCTGTTGTAAAGGTCGCTCAGAGTAAACATCCAGGCCGGTGCAAGCGAGCATTCTGCCAGAGCAAAAAGCCAATCCCGATCGCCATCTTTCGAGCGGAGATACTGCACCTCGGTGCGAAGAGCCGTCTTGGCACCGAACTTATGCTTTACATCGGCCACAAAAACATCCGACCGAAGCATGCCTCCTTCGCCCTCGATGGCCGTCCGGTTGTAGAGCTGATTCATGTACATGAAGTGCATTTTGGTGGTTGGGCAGAGCTGTTTTTCCACTTGTAGGTTCAAGTCTTGGTAGTAAGTGGAAGGACCCCAGGCCCAAAATGCCGACCCATAACCATCGGTTCCCTTACCGCCTTTGTCGTTTCGGCGGATAGAATGCACATGCGAGAAGTTGAGTTTCAGGCCCATGCCATAGCGTCCGCCCAGGGTCGAGCCTCTCGGCACTTTGTAACCCGCACTCGCCTGATAAGCCCATTCGCCGTCAGGCTGCGTGGCATAGGGATAGAGAGCGGCCAAAGCGTAGGTGTGTTCCTGAGTGAAAGCGGGTAGATGGTTGACAAACGAAGACGTGCCCGACAAGCTTCGCCCACTGCGGAAGCCCATGTTGACACTGCGTTTGGCCTGCAACAGCAAGCTCATTCCTCGACGGGAATACGACCCGGAGAGCATCGCAACATAACCATTTCGATAGATATAGCCATTGTCGAACGAGGGATCTTGGCTCTTCCAGGCATATTCCGCCAGCCAATTGAAGGCTCCGTGTTGCAGTTTCACCCGCACATCGAAGGCATTCACATACCGTGGAAGTCGCAATCGATGACTGGCGTCGGCCATGACCACCTCGTCTGCCTCATGTTTGTTGACGAACGATGCCCCCAACGTTAAGTAAGTTTGATGTGAAGACAAGCCTTTCAGCCACTCGTCGAGAGCCAACTCTACATCTCCGCCCGACACCAGCGAGGCATTATAGTGCCAATAGCGTCGTTGTTTGCCGCTCAACATCTTGAGACCAACCCCTTTCCAGGGTCGAAAAGATAAGCGTGCACCCCACAAAGCATTGTCTACGCCCAGACTACGCTCTTCGTACGTGCGCAACACAAAGCCCGAACCGAATTGCTCGTAGAAGCTTCCCAACGTCAGTTCCAGCGTTTGATACCGCCCTTTGACGTAATAATGCCGAATGCCCCAGCCTTTCAAGTCGTTCTCGAAGCCCGGCAACGGGTGTTGCATATACTCCATCCGCACGCCGGCATCTACATATCGACTGCTCGCAGTGAGATCTGCGTAGGTGTTGGTAAGGAAATCGCTCGACGGTCGTTGAGCCCCCGTCTTCTCATCGCTTTGCGGAAGGAGCACATCATTCTGAATACTACCCGTCAACCTGATCTTATCCCTTCCCTCGGGCTCTTCTGCAGCCATCGTCGTGCAGACAAAACACAGGGCCATAGCTGCCCAAAGCCCCTGTCGCAACCATTTAGTGCCCACAGGCTTCCCTCACTTTCTCGTACAATTCGGTCTCGGCTCCGTCGGTATAGCCATTGTGTCGGTAGACGATACGTCCCTGTCCGTCTACCACCAACGTATAAGGAATCATCTGAATGCCCAATGCCCGCTTCAATTCTCCATTCGTATCGAGGAGCACGTCATAAGTCCACCCGTTTTCATCGACAAGTGGTTTTACTTTATTAGCATTCTGTGCCTGGTCGATCGATACAGCTACGAGTCGCACACCGGTTTCTTTCTGCCAGTCGGCATATACCTCGTCGATGGCTTTGAGTTCGCGATTGCAGGGCTTGCACCAAGTAGCAAAGAACGCAACAACCATCGGCCGACCGCCATTTTGCAGAGTATCGGTCTGCACGCTTCTACCTTCGATGCTCTTGAGCACCACTTTCGGCAAGCGCGCCTGTGCAAAAGAAGTCATGGCAAGGGCCCATAGAAGCCATAGTAGATTGAGTTTTTTCATTCCTTTTCTTTTGAGTTTTCCATCTGCAAAAGTACAAAGAAAAATGAAGATCGCCAAAAAGGCGATGCTTCTGTTCCGCCAAATGCGCCAGACAACACCTGTTTTCTATCACTCAAAAACAAGCCTTTTCCCTGTCATCTCACAGTCTTTAAATATTACTTGCAACTCTATGATAATCAGACGCATACAAACCGACTTGCAAAAGCTTAGCTTTCGCCATGCGTTTTCTTAGCTTTTGCAGGTCGTTTCCTTAGCTTTTGGCGTGCGAAAGCTAAGAGCTGGGAATACGAAAATGGGGCGAGGAGAGAGTGGGCTTTGAAAGGTCACAAAACCAACATCGGCATCAAGCCTTTTTGCTTGATGCCGATGCTTTGCAGAAGAGAGGGGATATGGGGGCTGTTAAAGCGGACAGAGCATAATGGTTCCGTCTGTCTGGACGCATGTCTCAAAGGGAATGGTGTAGGAAAGATCGCGCAAGACGGCCTGAATGCTTTTGCGATATTTCACCACACCCGAGTAGGTGCGGGCCGGCGCGGGGCCTTCGATGCAGATGTGCACGCGGTAGGCTTTCTCTAAGATGGCGGCAATGCCTTTGAGATCGATGTTATCGAACGGGATGAGACCGTCGTGCCACAACGCATCCAAGGGTGCATAGACGGACTCTATCTCCATATGATGATGGATTTTGTCGACTCGTACTTTCTGGTTGGGTATGAGTCGTAGTTTGTTCTCGGTGCCCAGTTCTTTCACTTCCACTTGTCCCTCTATCAAAGAGACTTCTTCGGTGTGGTCGGTGGAACGGGTGTTCATGTTGAATTTGGTGCCAAGCACGCGGATTTGCACAGCATCGCTCTTGACAATGAAGGGCCGCCGGGGGTTCTTTGTCACCTCGAAAAGGGCTTCGCCACAAAGATTCACGCTCCGTTCATCGCTCGAAAATTCTGCGGGATAGGTGAGTTCGGACGCTCCGTTGAGCCATACCTGCGTGCCATCGGGCAGCGTCAGTCGTTTCACGGCATGCGCTGCGGTTCTGACATGCACCATTTCGGGGCCTTCCCACAGGGCGTAAAGGCTCACACCTCCCAGCAAAAGGACGGCCACCAACATGGCTGCGTAACGCATCAGACGAACGATTCGCCCTCGGCGACTGCGCTTCTCGCTCTCGCGAATGGTGCGGAAAAGGGCGGCTTCGGCTTCTTCTACACGGTGCTGGCCGGAGAAGGTATTGGCAAACTTGTGACTAAGATGTTGGTCTTTCAGCCGAAAGAGCGTGCGTTCGTTCTCCTGAGAGAGGCTCGCCCATGCGGCGATCTCTTCCATCTGCCGAGCCGTGCATCGACCCAAGATGTAGTCTTTTATGTGTTTGTTGCTGAGGGGTTTCATCGATTCGGGGGTTTTCGTATTTTAATAAGGTGTAACGGTGTTACGATTGACGGTGTAAAGGCGGGGCAAATTCGTGCTATGGGCTAACTGTCTGATGTGCCTGCCTTTATGTTTATTACAACTCAAACGGGGAAATAGCTTATTAACAATGTCAAAAGAATAACAAGATACGTTCTTTTTTTATTCCTCAAGAGGGACGGTCTTCAACCTGCCATCAACAGAAGAGCCCGGTACTGTGGCTCTTGCCTACAGCACCGGGCTTCAACGTCTTATCTAAAAATGTTGATGAGGTCGTTTTTCTGCTCCTGTTCATTGGAACAGTGCGACTTTCACACTATTGCTTGATCACCTTAACGGCCTTGTAATGCTTACCGTTCTTGAGCACGCGCACGAGATAGAGCCCGTTGTTGCCGGTCACAGTCACATTGACAATCTGCCCTGCGCTGGGCTGTGCCTTGGTGGTTTGCAACAAGGCTCCCGATGCATTGAGCACTTGGATGGTGTAGTCGCCACCTTCTGCAAAGCGCAGATTGACGCTTTCAACAAACGGATTGGGATAAACCGAGAAACCAAGTTCGGCATCTACGCCATCAATGGAGTTGGTGGTGCCTTCCACTTCTACCGTTCCTTCCAACGTTTTAGAGGCTTTTCCCCATTCGTTTTCAAGAGTGACGCTACCCTTATAGGAGCCGCCATACAGATAGGAGACAACGGCTACATCGCCTGTGCTTTGTATCGTGGCATTGGCAAGCGTCCACTCGGTAGTGGTTTTGATTTCTTTGCTTCCCACAATACCGGGATAACCCAAGAAATCGTTAAAGGCTTGCTGCTGCTCATAAGAAGCTTTGGAGGTGTTCTCACCACCACTATTCTTCATGACAACAATCTTTCCTACCTTGTCGGCACCAGCTTTTCCGTAGTTGAGGAAGGTGCCGTCGGCTTCCATCTTTTCGAAAGTGTAATAAGCTTGGAGGTTGGCCGGAATCTGATCGGCGGCATAACCCTTCATGGCTTCGCGCACTTCTTCGTCGGAGAGAGCCTTGTCCCATACCTGAACTTCGTCTATCAAACCGCTGAAGGCTGCTTTATAAACACCGCCTCCACCGATAAAGATGTTGGCAGGCTGACCTGTCTGGATGCGATAGTCGCCCCGAGTTTCACGACGCAGACTTCCCGGGAAGTTGGCATCGGCCACTTTCACGCCATTGAAATAGAGCTTCTGATGAGTGCCTTGCTGAGTGACGACGATGTGAGTCCAAACACCGGGGGTTACTTGATAGTCGGTAGACATCATATCAGCCTTGGGATTGTCGTGTTCCTCCCAGCCCATCGTATTGAAAGAAACCTCGTTAGCTTTGTGATTCTTCCATGTCGGACGGATTTGTACCCAAAGATCGCCCCAGTTATTGTGTGGCCACTTATCGTGAATGGTGTTCTTGCTGATGAGGTTGGTTCCCTGTTTGTCGTGCGAGAACTTGTCGGCCTTGAACCAAAGGGCGTACGAATAGTTCATACCTTTCTGCACATCGGCAGGAACCATAAACATATTGGGGTCTTTTACTTCCAATGCACGCGACACTTTACCTTCGCCTTTCTTTCCTGTATAGCTGTAGGTGACACGGTCGCCGGTCTTCACCTGATTCTTATCCACCGAAACAGCATCTACTGTAGGAACAGATCCTGTGGCTTCAGGAGTAACCAATACCTTACCACGTGTGATGTGTTTGACACCCCCAGCATCGGTGAGATAGAGGTCGTAAAGGCCTGCATGGTCTACCGTCACTTTGCATTCGGAAGAATTGTCGGCTGTTGCCACCACTGCGTTGGTCTGCGGATCTCTCACTTCCCATCGCTGTGCAGGCTGCACCATCTCGTCAAGCATCTTCAAGGTGAAAGGTTCGTTAGGCTTAATCACCTGCTTATCGGTAACAACATCAGAGAGTGGCTGATCGTAAGGTATGGCTTGGTATGCTGTCCACACAATCTTCGTTCCATGTTTTCCGTCAGGAGACACCGCTCTTACGCCAAAACGTGCACGACGACCTTCGGTTCCGCTCACCATCGGAGCATCGATGACATAGGCAGCCCATGAAGTTGTAGCGGTGAGCAACTGCTGGTCGCGATTTTCTTGCTGGAAGTAGATTTCGTAGTACCATACATCGACATCGTCATTGTAGACCTTGGTGCCCGTCGTTCCGTTGTCGCAGCTGTAACGCATCTTGAAGTCGATAGCGTTGAATCGGCCACGAAGAATCTGCACTTCTTCCACTTTCGGTTCAACGGTGGCAAACTGCTGCTGCGGATTGCGCAAGGCAATCTCGCCCACCAACATGTTATAATCGCTGGGAGTGTTGGCAAACGAAAGTCCAATCATAGCCACCTTGCTTCCTGCAGGCACGTTCAGCTTCGACATAGTGGTGGTAAAGGTGACCCACTGACCCACTTTGCTGGCATCGGTAGGTATCTCTACCTCTTTATAATCAGAGGTTGCATCTTTCAATGCTACAAAAATCTTGGCATGTGTATCGGCCTTTCGCGGCATCTTATAGGTGATGGACAAGGTATAATCTTCTTGTACATCGAGCATGGTCTTGAAGAGTTTGACACGAGAGAAGGTCGTCTGTCCGTGCAAACGAAGACACGAGCCACCGAAATAGGCATCGTCGAAAGTCAGATCTGCCTTTACGAGCGACTTTACGCTTGAAGCGTCCACCTGATCGGTAGCGTCGGTAATCCACCAACGCCACGTCGGCATGATGTCCTGCGTGTTAAGGTTGTACCATTTATGGTCGAATGTCACCTTACCCTCGTTGCGGAACTTCAAGCCATTGCCCAAATTGAAACGCGACACAAAGGGAACGGTGGTAATAGTCGACTTGGCTGTAAGGAAACTGGCCAGACCATGGAATCGGGTCAAGGCTGCATTGGCCAGCGTTGTTCCTCTACCCACTTCGGGTGTAGCGGCTGGATT from Prevotella sp. oral taxon 475 encodes:
- a CDS encoding DUF6029 family protein, yielding MAAEEPEGRDKIRLTGSIQNDVLLPQSDEKTGAQRPSSDFLTNTYADLTASSRYVDAGVRMEYMQHPLPGFENDLKGWGIRHYYVKGRYQTLELTLGSFYEQFGSGFVLRTYEERSLGVDNALWGARLSFRPWKGVGLKMLSGKQRRYWHYNASLVSGGDVELALDEWLKGLSSHQTYLTLGASFVNKHEADEVVMADASHRLRLPRYVNAFDVRVKLQHGAFNWLAEYAWKSQDPSFDNGYIYRNGYVAMLSGSYSRRGMSLLLQAKRSVNMGFRSGRSLSGTSSFVNHLPAFTQEHTYALAALYPYATQPDGEWAYQASAGYKVPRGSTLGGRYGMGLKLNFSHVHSIRRNDKGGKGTDGYGSAFWAWGPSTYYQDLNLQVEKQLCPTTKMHFMYMNQLYNRTAIEGEGGMLRSDVFVADVKHKFGAKTALRTEVQYLRSKDGDRDWLFALAECSLAPAWMFTLSDLYNSGRTHIHYYQALVTFTPGAHRLQIGYGRTREGYNCAGGVCRHIPATKGWTLSYNYNF
- a CDS encoding Omp28 family outer membrane lipoprotein gives rise to the protein MNLRYLFFLPLIVLLVGCDNVAPDRRWIDVSPATVRRNVLIEEFTGQACLNCPQAAKEISALQKIYTADRLVAVSIHAGSLSLFPSSKVRGLRTTLGDSYYQRWGIGALPHALINRRGSTSIRDKWGGYVYEEIQQETPLCLSLSCQYHADTRTVDIQTQLKALSTEVKGRLQLWLVEDSVEAIQQLPGNQVDRHYLHRHVLRAAINGDWGQETTLEKETLATQKHQYVLPTDCVPHHAWIVAFVYNASGVLQVERCRVTSAP
- a CDS encoding TlpA disulfide reductase family protein, with the translated sequence MKKLNLLWLLWALAMTSFAQARLPKVVLKSIEGRSVQTDTLQNGGRPMVVAFFATWCKPCNRELKAIDEVYADWQKETGVRLVAVSIDQAQNANKVKPLVDENGWTYDVLLDTNGELKRALGIQMIPYTLVVDGQGRIVYRHNGYTDGAETELYEKVREACGH
- a CDS encoding LamG-like jellyroll fold domain-containing protein; the encoded protein is MKTKSTLLALAFSAFSLSASAQRSPSHPMDIKTMDFLEWMNAFKSWEQGQPLQGVSRIDDEFYTSRVKPRKRIGESDGDYIVKTGLHRERKMCLWTPLDDPTSTWKAFPRYCFEGDNFSMWSYLDIHGNWTAPWVRVSAGLSDVAAKNGVKVGCLLSVPFSHTVIPSQYWRNDYAKLFYYLLEKGTDGHYKWTDKLVRFMKYYGVNGIGINSEFNSDEEGMQDILGFFEECHKKAEAIGWEFQVHWYDLMSTEGNISFANYLGGHNMGIFGDKDHKKVDMFFLNYNWGSSHLTNSARLAKNMNRSPYDVYAGFDIQGKALEMNAWPSLTNSEISIGFWGAHSQSLLHQSATDDGTSDLAIQKAYLQKQELVFSGGNRNPAATPEVGRGTTLANAALTRFHGLASFLTAKSTITTVPFVSRFNLGNGLKFRNEGKVTFDHKWYNLNTQDIMPTWRWWITDATDQVDASSVKSLVKADLTFDDAYFGGSCLRLHGQTTFSRVKLFKTMLDVQEDYTLSITYKMPRKADTHAKIFVALKDATSDYKEVEIPTDASKVGQWVTFTTTMSKLNVPAGSKVAMIGLSFANTPSDYNMLVGEIALRNPQQQFATVEPKVEEVQILRGRFNAIDFKMRYSCDNGTTGTKVYNDDVDVWYYEIYFQQENRDQQLLTATTSWAAYVIDAPMVSGTEGRRARFGVRAVSPDGKHGTKIVWTAYQAIPYDQPLSDVVTDKQVIKPNEPFTLKMLDEMVQPAQRWEVRDPQTNAVVATADNSSECKVTVDHAGLYDLYLTDAGGVKHITRGKVLVTPEATGSVPTVDAVSVDKNQVKTGDRVTYSYTGKKGEGKVSRALEVKDPNMFMVPADVQKGMNYSYALWFKADKFSHDKQGTNLISKNTIHDKWPHNNWGDLWVQIRPTWKNHKANEVSFNTMGWEEHDNPKADMMSTDYQVTPGVWTHIVVTQQGTHQKLYFNGVKVADANFPGSLRRETRGDYRIQTGQPANIFIGGGGVYKAAFSGLIDEVQVWDKALSDEEVREAMKGYAADQIPANLQAYYTFEKMEADGTFLNYGKAGADKVGKIVVMKNSGGENTSKASYEQQQAFNDFLGYPGIVGSKEIKTTTEWTLANATIQSTGDVAVVSYLYGGSYKGSVTLENEWGKASKTLEGTVEVEGTTNSIDGVDAELGFSVYPNPFVESVNLRFAEGGDYTIQVLNASGALLQTTKAQPSAGQIVNVTVTGNNGLYLVRVLKNGKHYKAVKVIKQ
- a CDS encoding FecR family protein; amino-acid sequence: MKPLSNKHIKDYILGRCTARQMEEIAAWASLSQENERTLFRLKDQHLSHKFANTFSGQHRVEEAEAALFRTIRESEKRSRRGRIVRLMRYAAMLVAVLLLGGVSLYALWEGPEMVHVRTAAHAVKRLTLPDGTQVWLNGASELTYPAEFSSDERSVNLCGEALFEVTKNPRRPFIVKSDAVQIRVLGTKFNMNTRSTDHTEEVSLIEGQVEVKELGTENKLRLIPNQKVRVDKIHHHMEIESVYAPLDALWHDGLIPFDNIDLKGIAAILEKAYRVHICIEGPAPARTYSGVVKYRKSIQAVLRDLSYTIPFETCVQTDGTIMLCPL